The Oncorhynchus kisutch isolate 150728-3 linkage group LG10, Okis_V2, whole genome shotgun sequence region tcaaccctaaacctagcctcaaccctaaccataaccatatgAACTCTTCAGTATGAACTATTCATGGGCTGCCATATGTTTGTGTATCATCTTGCTGctatcacacacgcacacacgtgacTATGACATGTGGATGTATCTCAGGGAGCTGACCTTAACAGAGTAGAGTGTGAAGTGGACAGGCTGTAGGCCACAGCGAAGGTAGTAGGAGAGGACATCCACAAGGAAGTGGTTGGGTTCTGATGACCTGCTGTGCCTGGACTGCTGCAATGGCACATAGTAGACACAGTATTAGGTCTCACTGTGACATGACTGGATGTCTATTTCTCTCTTAAAATCCCTTTCTATTTAGGTAGCCTTGAACCCATTTGATGGATCTTTCTGGACAATCATGATCAGAATTAGATTACTTTATAAAACATATTAGTACTCATTACCGTTCTTGCCAGCTTTGGAATCATGGCTCCCAAACTGTTGATGTTGCTTTCGTACCAGGGATCGACCCTTCCTAAGAACGAGGCTAGAGACAACCTGTCTCCAACTTGTGATGTGCTTTCCTGAAAAAGAGAAAAGACTGGTTCCATAACCTAGCAAATCATACCGGTTACTGTACATGTGCAGCATGAGATGGATGTTTATTTTACATGATTGGTATTATTGGATTTTGGAATGGATTATTGCTCACAGGTGAATTGACGATAGGCTCatcagtgacagggatgtagtatatctgtaggtTCACTCTCTTGGTCAAGATGAGATGTTTTGCCTCCCTTTTTCTGCACACAAAAGCAATGCACATTGTAAAGCAGTTCACACACATTTCTAAATAACAgaattacagtgtaattacagtgtACAGTAGTCCTCTGtctctcagttggtagagcatggtgtttgcaacgccaggatagtgggttcaacTTCCAGCACTACCTATGcataaaaatgtatgcacgcatgactgtaagtcactttggataaggATAGGATGAATACCTAGGATGAAACTAGGTATTAAGGGACATTAAGGGACAGTAGAAGTACTTCCTACCGGATGGAGTGATACACCTTGGCCAGTCTCCCCAGCACCCTGTCGTCTCCCATCATCACTATGCGTGCGGTAAGGTTCCCCTCCTCTTTAGGGAGAGGGGTGCTACAGGTGGGCCCCTTGATGTTTTCCTGTACCAGAGCCATTTTGTCTTCTGGCTTCATTCTCCCTCTGAAACACGGTGACCGTGACCGGGTTAATGGATTCCTCTGTTCCCGCTCCTCCATGTCAGACAGGTCCTTCTCTATTCCACTATCAACAGACAGGAGGGAAACCCTCTTAGaaacatcctcctcttcctcctcctggtACATAGAGTTCCGCTCAGAGGTGGAAATGTTTAGGGTGAAGTTTACCAGCTCATTCCCTATAGAAAAATATGAAAGATTCAAGATTGCCACACTATCTATTAGTCTGATTTGACAGAATTTTTAAGTCTTTATAATACCCTAGAAACTAAGGTTCTATAATGTTGACTCACACAGCTCCTCTTCGTTTGTCCACAGGTGGAAGTGAATCTCTGGCGAGGGCAAtggagtgttagaaagagagccaCGGGCCTTTGggtctgaacagagagagagtgaacataACACAATAAACAGTGAATATCAATAATCAGCAAATCTCTTTCATTATTCTCCTTTAGCCTTCGGTGGTATACAATAAACACCGTATGCCGGGGTATTTAGAAATGgccacgggatggtttttcaataccgtcaAAACTATTTCTTTGAAggttttcaatacattttaatatttgtagctattctttaagtaaatacctgcagtaaACTTGCGCAATACcttaggagataaagcagattgTGTTCTTAATTTCACCTGTCACACTATTTTACATTATGTAGTTAAGTCAGTCACGTggttgtttgtaaatagcacaaagGGTTAAAGAGGGAGCAGGTGAGTCCATCTGTGTATTGACAAGGGTATTATATTTCACTTTGAAAGGCATCAGTGTTTTTGCTTCAAAAGAGTGATCAGGGGcgtgcaactatagttttccttcacagaaaatgcATTAGAAAATAGGTGAATTTTTAATCAAATGACAACGGAAGTGCAACActatttggctggcagccacacaacTAAATGAGCTTACTATGAAAAATCAAGGTCTTTTAAAacatatttctaatgtttatcatagaaagaatgtagccagctacatttcctaatgttttgattAAAGTTAATCTAGCATTTTACCTGAGGAATGTAGGCTAAAATTAAAAGTACCAGGTAGTCTGCTGATAAAATGCCCTTTTGTGAATTCTCATCCgagtggagaagtgcaactgaagcacaaaattaGTCTGATGCCGAGCAGAAATGACATTAAGAAGCATTTTATATCTGCTTTTATAAAAGGTATTTCTCATGCGTTATTTATTTTCTTCGTGAAAAACGCAGAATTCTTCGTTAACCCGACCCCTAAGTTTAACTTGCTAGTTATCTaagtaagtggctgaattaataaggtgacAGGGCATCATATCATATCAGCTTTCTGCCGTGTTTGAGAAACCTGTACAGCTGCCAATGCTATCGTGATTTCCTTGTGTTTTTTCTCCTCTATGTTCTTGGCTGTCTACtactccttccctcttctccgagcagagcaggcaggcccATTGCCCTAGCGattccagactccacacagacacagtgtgtaCACATTCTACTCCAGAGCCAGAACTGTTCTTCCTTCAAAAAAGCATGCAtcaaaactttgttcatttgTACAATGTCTCTCATTCACTTGTAAAATGTCCAAACTCACGAAAATGACATTAGGTAGCTCCTacctatatacagtactagtcaaaagtttggacacatctactcattcaagggtttttctttatttttactattttctacattgtagaataacggtgaagacatcaaaactatgaaataacacatatggaataatgtagtaaccaaagaagtgttaaacaaatcaatatatattttatatttgagattcttcgaagtagccactctatgcttagcacttgttggctgcttttccttcactctgcggtccaactcatcccaaaccatctcaattgggttgaggttgggtgattgtggaggccatgtcatctgatgcagcatttcatcactctccttcttggtcaaataggccttacacagcttggaggagagtttggtcattgtcctgttgaaaaacaaatcatagtcccactaagttaaaaccagatgggatggcgtattgctgcagaatgctgtggtagccatgctggttaagtgtgccttgaattctaaattaatcattgacagtgtcaccagcaaagcacccccagaccttcacacctcctcctccatgcttcacggtgtgaaccacacatgcagagatcatctgttcacctactctgtgtctcacaaagacaggtcGGTTGGAAACAAAGCTCTCAAATTAggactaatcagaccaaaggaaagatttccactggtctaatgtccaatgctcatgtttcttggcccaagcaagtatcttcttcttattggtgtcctttagtggtggtttctttgcaggcatttgaccataaaggcctgattcctttgaacagttgatgttgagatgtgtctgttacttgaactccgtgaagcatttatttgggcttatcctccgcagcagagttaactctgggtcttcctttcctgtgacggtcctcatgagagccagtttcatcatagcgcttgatggtttttgcaactgcacttaaagaaactttcaaagttcttgacattttccggattgactgaccttcatgtcttaaagtaattatggcctgtcttttctctttgcttatttgagctgttcttgccttatttggtcttttaacaaatagggctaacttctgtataccaaccctaccttgtcacaacacaactgattggctcaaatgcattaagaaggaaagaaattccacaaatgaacttttaacaaggcacacctgttaattgaaatgcattccaggtgactacctcatgaagctggttgagagaatgccaaaagtgtgcaaagctgtcatcaaggcaaaggatggctactttgaagaatatcaaatataaaatacattgagatttgtttaacactttttttggttattacatgattccatatgtgttatttcatagttctgaggtcttcactactattctacaatgtagaaaatagtaaaaataaagaaaaaccctggaataagcaggtgtccaaacttttgactggtactgtatgtataactttatgagctggattgcctgtctttgcaatttgTTTATTTTAGTTTGCGTTTgttagcatatttagctagcagcctTCATGGAAATTCACTATGACTAATTTAGTTAGCATTATGGTAATAGACGCCCAATGGGTTTTCTGGTGCCCCCTTGTGTACTAAACCTGTAATACCGTAAGGACGGTATGCCAATAggaaaatctggataccgcccaaccctatCCTCCTTTACACACACCTTGGTTAGCAGAGGTCAGGATGTCACTGTAGATGTGCTGTAGCCTGGTTTTGTGCTGGTCACGGCCTGCCTCGCCGTTCTCTATACTCTGCTCTACAGCTAACACCACCTCCTGGAAGTACTTTTCCACATCTTCTCCTAGATCctgcggcacacacacacatgcacgcccgcacacacgcaggcacacacgtgATTTGATTATCCATCTGATGCACACAAATACCAAGATATGAAATCAATTAATCCAAACATCTCATATCATCACAGCCCATTGACCTCCCTCACCTCCAGAGCTTGAGTCAGTATGGGACCATGACAGGCCTTCCCCAGTCCAGCCTGCAGAGTGTGCAGTAGCACCCATCTTGCCAGTGTGTCACTTTGGGGGCCGGCCAGCACCAGGTCTGCCCTCACCGCCTGCCACAGGGACCCTGAGAACACAGCCGGGTCTGCAAACACAAATACCCTACAGGGGACACAGTCAGAGGGGCAGCCAGTCAGCACAGCTATTGTGGATACAGCACAACCTCAGAGTAGCTGACGGGAAAGTCCTCATTTACAAGCATCAGTTTGTGAAAGGGAAAGTGACACCCAAGCTCACACATAAGCCAACAACCCCCCACCCTCACCTTATGAGAAATGACCATGACTAAATTAGTCAGCTTTTGCTGGTGACTAcaaactgacttcagtgggaagTGTAAAATATATTCTGATGGCGGACGTGTTCGTGGGTGTTTTAAACTCACCTTTCCTGCTGGGGGAAATGTTTGTTCCTTAGGCTCTGCTCAGCAATTACCCTTCTCTGATACAAAGCTCCTGTGGAGGAAGTTATTGTAGGGGAGGGAGCTTTAGCAGAACAAAGGGAGTAAGGTAAATACATGTTGGGAGAACTGTATACTGTATTCATATGATTCAAATGTGCTTGTGCTACATTACATGCCACTATGTTAAGTGTAAAGTGCTAGTGATGAGTACCTGGTGTGATCTGCTCCATCTTTATGCTTCTCATGTATCTCAGTGTGATAGTACAGTAGGGCTCTGGAAGTGTTAGGAGCCGTTTGAAGCACTCATACACTCTCTGAAACAGGTTGCATGGAATGTGGCTAGACTGCAGCCGATACAACGGAATAAAAAGAGCAGCCTTCACAATCAGATACATACATCAGAGCTGATTGGAAAGTAAAAACAAACATCACATAGTTTGAATAGGGCATCCAAAGATTAAACAAACAAGGAACAATACAATTATTCTAAGCAGGATAAAGATAACCAGGAAATCAACACAAGAAATATGATACGTGGAAATAACACAGTAAACAAGACGTCAGTAATACAGGACAGCTACTTTCTGATCAAGGTTATTTCAGATGAAGGTAGGATAAATTAATCTGACCTGAATAATAACGTAGTTGAGAGTGTGAAGCAATGGAATGACATGCATCTTATAGTCAAGCCTCTCCACCTGAATCAACAAATGAAGGAAGCTTTCATCATCAAACTGacaattaaaatggtcaattgTACTTCTGAAGACAAAGGGCATGCCATGTGTCATTCTGCAAGAACAGAATACTCTGGTAGTGTCAGACCAACCTTCTCTAGCTCTTTGACCAGAACCCTGACCAGTGAGACACTGTTAGATGGATGGGTCTCCACCTTCTTATGAAGAGTCCACCTCAGCATACCTTCAGGAAGTCAAACAAGGCTGCTGAATTGACCACATAATGTCCTCAAGTCTATTAAATTGTGTAATACTATTAATATTGTATAATAGATAATTATGCCACATAATGATGAATGGGATAATCGTTGACTTTTTATTGTTGTATGCACTGATAATGTACCTTTGTTGCATGAGGAGGCAGCCTGTCTGAGGATGGCCTGGATACTGTTGTACATACTGGCCTCCACTGCTGACGACATACTGTCAGCTACAATAATAGAGTTATAAACATCAAATGTCATATTTAGACAAGATAGCAGCTCTGTTTAAAAACACAGTGGTCCTATGTGTGGGGATTCTTACTACTAGACGTCAGTCTACCCAAGTAATTAAAAGGGACAAACAACAGTAAAGAGCAAAGTAtacataaacattgaaatactgtaTGAGTTCAAAGACTGAGTAAGTGAGCGTTTACCTACTGGAGGGTTCCATGGGGTTGTTTTCTTATTCATCCCAAGAGAATTTGGAGGTCAAACATCACATTTCAGCATCATGGGTTCCCACCTAGATAATGGAGCAGAGGTTGATGACACCACATGTACTGTATACAGTGGATTTACAGTacttttggaaagtattcagaccccttgactaaaattgcacacagccaagacaatgcaggagtggctttgggacaggtctctgaatgtccttgagtggcccagccagagcccggacttgaacacgattgaacatctctggaaagacctgaaaatagctgtgccgcgacgctccccatccaacctgacagagcttgagaggatcccaaatacagatgtgccaagcttgtaacgtcacacccaagaagacatgatgctgtaatcgctgccaaaggtgcttcaacaaaaaaatatttatttatttcacctttatttaaccaggtaagctagttgagaacaagttctcatttacaattgcgacctggccaagataaagcaaagcagtttgacacatacaacaacacagagttacacattgagtaaaacaaacatacagtcaataatacagtagaaaaacaagtctatatacaatgtgagcaaatgaggtgagataagggaggtaaaggcaacaaaaaaaatgactgagtaaagtgtcttatgtaaatgtgatatttcacatttacaatacatttgcaaatatttaaaaaaaactatttttgctttgtcattctgggatattgtgtgtagatttatgagggaaaagtcgatttaatccattttagaataaggctgtaatgtaacaaaatgtggaaaaaagtcaagaggtctgaatattttccaaatgcactctaAGACAACCAAGGAACAGAAGGTGGGGGGACTTCTCCTCAACTCAGACTTTCTGATAATTCACTTGATAAGAGACACCTAACCTATCAGACACCAAAGTCGATACATACAGGGAAAGTTGGGGAGAAATGATATAAACAAATTGTAATTGATGAATTGATGTAATTTACAAACGTACATGAAAACCCTATTACATTCATACAAACTCAAACGGTCTAATGCTGCAGTTCCGCATCAACACACAGCGTACAATACAGTTAGCCTCCTCAGCTCACACTTCCGAGGCCAGAATTAACCTGTTTCCTGTCTACAGAAATGTGTGGGTGTAGAGAGCATTACGACTAGTTATAAACTGAGAAGTACTCTCTGACAAATTGAAAGGCATAAAGACCAATAATGAAAATATTTATTAACTACACAGATCAGAATGATTTCTGGATTAATGCGAGACTTCCTCTTCTGCTATGACAAATATTTTCAGAATTATTGAGTTCTCTATGCAATTCACACAATGCACATGTGAATACTGAACGCATGAGACATTACAATCAATCAGTCCCCCTTCCACCAAATTCCAGATACAAGTTTAGTGTCATTCACTGTCATTGCGCTAGTAATGCTTCCTACTTTCAAAGTAGACTCAAAGTTCGTTTCTTTCAATTCATCCTAGTCTAATTGTATTTAACTTTTAAGTAATTTGTCACTGAAGTGAACTTTCAAAAGTGTAAGCATAGCGTGAAAAACTCCCTAGGGAACCCAGTTGACTGGCTCAGCAAAAGCCTACATGTAAACTATTGCTGACCTAGGCTATTTACAAAAAACTTGTCATAAGAAACAGTGACATTGATATCAATGTGCAGTGATCTATGACTGAGATCATTAAAAGTAACATATGTATTAGAGTTCTAGATGTAAAAACAGCAAACTCTACATTGCAGCAatcactattacaccactatcgCAAAAGTCTGCTTTACAGGTGCAAATACACTTTACTATTACAGTATAGCCTATAATACAATGATACAGTAGCAATCCTACAGAGACGCACCTGCCTTGCATTTTGTCACTGTACGCTGACACTGGATGTGGACGAATTGGCTGATGAACAGCAGCAGCTACACGGTACACCGTTGTTTTCGTAGATGGACGTTTGGTAAAAAAGACAATTCACTAACCACATTCTATCAAGTAGCCCCTCTAGGTACGTGGGTCGCACGTCAGCCCTCCTGGCTAATCGAGTAGGCTACAGAAACTTAAACAATATATTTGGCCACACCTTCTTTGTAATGTGTAGGCAGGTTGACGCGCGACACAATGTTCACTTCCTTTATGTTATTGCTAAATTAAACAGTATGGAATCCTGTTAAATATGATTTCTTTATTTAATTAAATCTATGTATTTATTCAAGTTGTACACTTGTCAATGAGGACTGAGGAGTCTACAGGGCCATTCATAGTTGAACAATTAAATGTTGACACTATAGCATAGAGAATATTTCAATTAATGAATCTTCAGACATGATAAGAAATGTACAGTGCACTGCTAGCAATGCCCATGGAAGCCCATGAGGACTGTACAATATCTTGAGTGAAACACATTTTCTCACAGCACCACAACAGTAAAATCCCCTTTGTCTAGTCTAGACATCCTCACACAAGTACAATGCATCACAAGGCATCCACTCAAGGAAAAGATAATGCAGCCAAAATATTTTTGACTGAGTTGACTATTACAGTACACAGAACACCAAATTAGCAAAATAATACAActtcctctgtagctcagttggtagagcagggcACTTGTAATGctagggtagtgggtttgattcccaggaccatacataaaatgtacaattgaagtcagaagtttgcatacacttaggttggagtcattaaaactcattttccaaccactccagaaatttctttttaacaaactatagttttggaaagtcggttaggacatctactttgtgcatgatagaagtaatttttccaacaattgtttacagattatttaacttataattcattgtgtcacaattccagtgggtcagaagtttacatacactaagtttactgtgcctttaaacagcttggaacattacagaacattatgtcatggctttagaagcttctgataggctaattgacataatttgagtcaattggaggtgtacatgtggatgtatttcaaggcctaccttcaaactcagtacctctttgcttgacatcatgggaaaatcaaaataaatcagccaagacctcagaataaaaaattgtagacctccacaagtctggttcatccttgggagcaatttccaaatgcctgaaggtagcatgttcatctctacaaacaatagtacgcaagtataaacaccatgggaccatgcagccattataccgctcaggaaggagacacgttctgtctcctagagattaatgtactttggtgcgaaaagtgcaaatcaattccagaacaacagcaaaggaccttgtgaagatgctggaggaaacaggtacaaagtatctatatcaacagtaaaacgagtcctatatttacataacctgaaaggccactcagcaaggaagaagccactgctccaaaaccgccataaaaaaaaaagccagactatggtttgcaactgcacatggggtcaaag contains the following coding sequences:
- the pik3r6b gene encoding phosphoinositide 3-kinase regulatory subunit 6 isoform X2 — translated: MNKKTTPWNPPVADSMSSAVEASMYNSIQAILRQAASSCNKGMLRWTLHKKVETHPSNSVSLVRVLVKELEKVERLDYKMHVIPLLHTLNYVIIQSSHIPCNLFQRVYECFKRLLTLPEPYCTITLRYMRSIKMEQITPAPSPTITSSTGALYQRRVIAEQSLRNKHFPQQERVFVFADPAVFSGSLWQAVRADLVLAGPQSDTLARWVLLHTLQAGLGKACHGPILTQALEDLGEDVEKYFQEVVLAVEQSIENGEAGRDQHKTRLQHIYSDILTSANQDPKARGSLSNTPLPSPEIHFHLWTNEEELWNELVNFTLNISTSERNSMYQEEEEEDVSKRVSLLSVDSGIEKDLSDMEEREQRNPLTRSRSPCFRGRMKPEDKMALVQENIKGPTCSTPLPKEEGNLTARIVMMGDDRVLGRLAKVYHSIRKREAKHLILTKRVNLQIYYIPVTDEPIVNSPESTSQVGDRLSLASFLGRVDPWYESNINSLGAMIPKLARTSRHSRSSEPNHFLVDVLSYYLRCGLQPVHFTLYSVKISVSGQTGSPVNEVFVSHLDAEFPEFKTLRENLKQERSSLRRTRKTLGTCGAVVSMNYTKVSLSKQEVVQGMSVMTCGVVISAISPNETEGLDSLTVHFDSTNPRCCTEIRTQNIKIRILEDKTFTVCLDKDCRRKYTHVQSIEISPCLDPGYCLQTSSKFSVGEEREAGLSKYMCKILPLPINTFTGINH
- the pik3r6b gene encoding phosphoinositide 3-kinase regulatory subunit 6 isoform X6; this translates as MEPSTDSMSSAVEASMYNSIQAILRQAASSCNKGMLRWTLHKKVETHPSNSVSLVRVLVKELEKVERLDYKMHVIPLLHTLNYVIIQSSHIPCNLFQRVYECFKRLLTLPEPYCTITLRYMRSIKMEQITPGALYQRRVIAEQSLRNKHFPQQERVFVFADPAVFSGSLWQAVRADLVLAGPQSDTLARWVLLHTLQAGLGKACHGPILTQALEDLGEDVEKYFQEVVLAVEQSIENGEAGRDQHKTRLQHIYSDILTSANQDPKARGSLSNTPLPSPEIHFHLWTNEEELWNELVNFTLNISTSERNSMYQEEEEEDVSKRVSLLSVDSGIEKDLSDMEEREQRNPLTRSRSPCFRGRMKPEDKMALVQENIKGPTCSTPLPKEEGNLTARIVMMGDDRVLGRLAKVYHSIRKREAKHLILTKRVNLQIYYIPVTDEPIVNSPESTSQVGDRLSLASFLGRVDPWYESNINSLGAMIPKLARTQSRHSRSSEPNHFLVDVLSYYLRCGLQPVHFTLYSVKISVSGQTGSPVNEVFVSHLDAEFPEFKTLRENLKQERSSLRRTRKTLGTCGAVVSMNYTKVSLSKQEVVQGMSVMTCGVVISAISPNETEGLDSLTVHFDSTNPRCCTEIRTQNIKIRILEDKTFTVCLDKDCRRKYTHVQSIEISPCLDPGYCLQTSSKFSVGEEREAGLSKYMCKILPLPINTFTGINH
- the pik3r6b gene encoding phosphoinositide 3-kinase regulatory subunit 6 isoform X3 → MEPSTDSMSSAVEASMYNSIQAILRQAASSCNKGMLRWTLHKKVETHPSNSVSLVRVLVKELEKVERLDYKMHVIPLLHTLNYVIIQSSHIPCNLFQRVYECFKRLLTLPEPYCTITLRYMRSIKMEQITPAPSPTITSSTGALYQRRVIAEQSLRNKHFPQQERVFVFADPAVFSGSLWQAVRADLVLAGPQSDTLARWVLLHTLQAGLGKACHGPILTQALEDLGEDVEKYFQEVVLAVEQSIENGEAGRDQHKTRLQHIYSDILTSANQDPKARGSLSNTPLPSPEIHFHLWTNEEELWNELVNFTLNISTSERNSMYQEEEEEDVSKRVSLLSVDSGIEKDLSDMEEREQRNPLTRSRSPCFRGRMKPEDKMALVQENIKGPTCSTPLPKEEGNLTARIVMMGDDRVLGRLAKVYHSIRKREAKHLILTKRVNLQIYYIPVTDEPIVNSPESTSQVGDRLSLASFLGRVDPWYESNINSLGAMIPKLARTQSRHSRSSEPNHFLVDVLSYYLRCGLQPVHFTLYSVKISVSGQTGSPVNEVFVSHLDAEFPEFKTLRENLKQERSSLRRTRKTLGTCGAVVSMNYTKVSLSKQEVVQGMSVMTCGVVISAISPNETEGLDSLTVHFDSTNPRCCTEIRTQNIKIRILEDKTFTVCLDKDCRRKYTHVQSIEISPCLDPGYCLQTSSKFSVGEEREAGLSKYMCKILPLPINTFTGINH
- the pik3r6b gene encoding phosphoinositide 3-kinase regulatory subunit 6 isoform X5, encoding MNKKTTPWNPPVADSMSSAVEASMYNSIQAILRQAASSCNKGMLRWTLHKKVETHPSNSVSLVRVLVKELEKVERLDYKMHVIPLLHTLNYVIIQSSHIPCNLFQRVYECFKRLLTLPEPYCTITLRYMRSIKMEQITPGALYQRRVIAEQSLRNKHFPQQERVFVFADPAVFSGSLWQAVRADLVLAGPQSDTLARWVLLHTLQAGLGKACHGPILTQALEDLGEDVEKYFQEVVLAVEQSIENGEAGRDQHKTRLQHIYSDILTSANQDPKARGSLSNTPLPSPEIHFHLWTNEEELWNELVNFTLNISTSERNSMYQEEEEEDVSKRVSLLSVDSGIEKDLSDMEEREQRNPLTRSRSPCFRGRMKPEDKMALVQENIKGPTCSTPLPKEEGNLTARIVMMGDDRVLGRLAKVYHSIRKREAKHLILTKRVNLQIYYIPVTDEPIVNSPESTSQVGDRLSLASFLGRVDPWYESNINSLGAMIPKLARTSRHSRSSEPNHFLVDVLSYYLRCGLQPVHFTLYSVKISVSGQTGSPVNEVFVSHLDAEFPEFKTLRENLKQERSSLRRTRKTLGTCGAVVSMNYTKVSLSKQEVVQGMSVMTCGVVISAISPNETEGLDSLTVHFDSTNPRCCTEIRTQNIKIRILEDKTFTVCLDKDCRRKYTHVQSIEISPCLDPGYCLQTSSKFSVGEEREAGLSKYMCKILPLPINTFTGINH
- the pik3r6b gene encoding phosphoinositide 3-kinase regulatory subunit 6 isoform X4, with product MNKKTTPWNPPVADSMSSAVEASMYNSIQAILRQAASSCNKGMLRWTLHKKVETHPSNSVSLVRVLVKELEKVERLDYKMHVIPLLHTLNYVIIQSSHIPCNLFQRVYECFKRLLTLPEPYCTITLRYMRSIKMEQITPGALYQRRVIAEQSLRNKHFPQQERVFVFADPAVFSGSLWQAVRADLVLAGPQSDTLARWVLLHTLQAGLGKACHGPILTQALEDLGEDVEKYFQEVVLAVEQSIENGEAGRDQHKTRLQHIYSDILTSANQDPKARGSLSNTPLPSPEIHFHLWTNEEELWNELVNFTLNISTSERNSMYQEEEEEDVSKRVSLLSVDSGIEKDLSDMEEREQRNPLTRSRSPCFRGRMKPEDKMALVQENIKGPTCSTPLPKEEGNLTARIVMMGDDRVLGRLAKVYHSIRKREAKHLILTKRVNLQIYYIPVTDEPIVNSPESTSQVGDRLSLASFLGRVDPWYESNINSLGAMIPKLARTQSRHSRSSEPNHFLVDVLSYYLRCGLQPVHFTLYSVKISVSGQTGSPVNEVFVSHLDAEFPEFKTLRENLKQERSSLRRTRKTLGTCGAVVSMNYTKVSLSKQEVVQGMSVMTCGVVISAISPNETEGLDSLTVHFDSTNPRCCTEIRTQNIKIRILEDKTFTVCLDKDCRRKYTHVQSIEISPCLDPGYCLQTSSKFSVGEEREAGLSKYMCKILPLPINTFTGINH
- the pik3r6b gene encoding phosphoinositide 3-kinase regulatory subunit 6 isoform X1, with the protein product MNKKTTPWNPPVADSMSSAVEASMYNSIQAILRQAASSCNKGMLRWTLHKKVETHPSNSVSLVRVLVKELEKVERLDYKMHVIPLLHTLNYVIIQSSHIPCNLFQRVYECFKRLLTLPEPYCTITLRYMRSIKMEQITPAPSPTITSSTGALYQRRVIAEQSLRNKHFPQQERVFVFADPAVFSGSLWQAVRADLVLAGPQSDTLARWVLLHTLQAGLGKACHGPILTQALEDLGEDVEKYFQEVVLAVEQSIENGEAGRDQHKTRLQHIYSDILTSANQDPKARGSLSNTPLPSPEIHFHLWTNEEELWNELVNFTLNISTSERNSMYQEEEEEDVSKRVSLLSVDSGIEKDLSDMEEREQRNPLTRSRSPCFRGRMKPEDKMALVQENIKGPTCSTPLPKEEGNLTARIVMMGDDRVLGRLAKVYHSIRKREAKHLILTKRVNLQIYYIPVTDEPIVNSPESTSQVGDRLSLASFLGRVDPWYESNINSLGAMIPKLARTQSRHSRSSEPNHFLVDVLSYYLRCGLQPVHFTLYSVKISVSGQTGSPVNEVFVSHLDAEFPEFKTLRENLKQERSSLRRTRKTLGTCGAVVSMNYTKVSLSKQEVVQGMSVMTCGVVISAISPNETEGLDSLTVHFDSTNPRCCTEIRTQNIKIRILEDKTFTVCLDKDCRRKYTHVQSIEISPCLDPGYCLQTSSKFSVGEEREAGLSKYMCKILPLPINTFTGINH